Proteins encoded together in one Catellatospora citrea window:
- a CDS encoding sulfotransferase domain-containing protein — MTTRVLFVGGLGRSGTTLIERVLGELPGVCALGEIVHLWQRDLRDDERCGCGERFSGCDFWQRVGVAAFGGWHRVDVHRILALRDLVERTRHIPRLAGPRRQALDFTALVTEYADYYGRIYAAAAEVSGARIVIDSSKHSALAHCLRWSDAVDLRVLHVVRDARGVAYSWTKTVARPETDGAEEMTRYAPTRSALLWNAHNAAFGLLRRRGIAVRRVRYEEFLARPRNSVQRIAAFMGLDPSVMDLGFVSDDAVELSQGHSAAGNPMRFTVGRIELRRDDAWRRQLPPRQRALVGAVCAPLLRAYGYPLSSTAEIVGAHR, encoded by the coding sequence ATGACGACCAGGGTTCTATTCGTCGGTGGGCTCGGCCGCAGCGGCACGACCCTGATCGAGCGCGTGCTCGGCGAGCTGCCCGGCGTGTGCGCCCTGGGCGAGATCGTCCACCTCTGGCAGCGCGACCTGCGCGACGACGAGCGCTGCGGCTGCGGTGAGCGGTTCAGCGGCTGCGACTTCTGGCAGCGCGTCGGCGTCGCCGCCTTCGGCGGCTGGCACCGGGTGGACGTGCACCGCATCCTGGCGCTGCGCGACCTGGTCGAGCGCACCCGGCACATCCCGCGGCTGGCCGGGCCGAGGCGGCAGGCGTTGGACTTCACCGCGCTGGTCACCGAGTACGCCGACTACTACGGGCGGATCTACGCCGCGGCCGCCGAGGTCTCCGGGGCGCGCATCGTGATCGACTCGTCCAAGCACAGCGCGCTGGCGCACTGCCTGCGCTGGTCGGACGCGGTGGATCTGCGGGTGCTGCACGTGGTGCGCGACGCCCGCGGGGTGGCCTACTCGTGGACCAAGACGGTCGCCCGCCCGGAGACCGACGGCGCCGAGGAGATGACCCGCTACGCCCCCACCCGCAGCGCGCTGCTGTGGAACGCGCACAACGCCGCCTTCGGGCTGCTGCGCCGGCGCGGCATCGCCGTGCGCCGGGTGCGCTACGAGGAGTTCCTGGCCCGGCCCCGCAACAGCGTGCAGCGCATCGCCGCGTTCATGGGGCTGGACCCGTCCGTGATGGACCTGGGCTTCGTCTCCGACGACGCCGTCGAGCTGTCCCAAGGCCACAGCGCCGCGGGCAACCCGATGCGGTTCACGGTCGGGCGCATCGAGTTGCGCCGCGACGACGCCTGGCGCCGGCAACTGCCGCCGCGCCAGCGCGCCCTGGTCGGGGCCGTGTGCGCGCCGCTGCTGCGGGCGTACGGCTACCCGCTGAGCAGCACCGCTGAGATCGTGGGAGCACACCGATGA